Genomic window (Gemmatimonadota bacterium):
ACGCGGGGGGCGTGCGTGTGTCCGCACACCACCCACCCCAGGCTCGAGTCCTCGGTGAGACGGTCCCGGGCCCACGCGAGCAACGCGTCCGAGCGCGCGCTGGTGACGTCAGCGTCGGGTGGGCGCCGGTGCTCGGTTCGGGAAACGGCCTCGGCGAGCCGCACGCCGAGGCCGGGCGGCAGACTGCGAAAAGCCCAGATGGCCGGGCGGCTGCGGATCACGGCCTTCATCGCCCTGTACCCCAAGTCGCCGCTGCCCAGTCCGTCGCCGTGGGCGACGAGAGCGGGGCGACCCGCGAGGTCCAGCACGACGGGTCCCTGCAGCACCTCGAGTCCGACTTCCCGGCGCAAGAAATCGCCACCCCAGGCGTCGTGATTGCCCCCGACGAACGTCACAGCGACGCCCGCGTCCACCAACTCCGCCAATGCGGTGAGAACCCTGAAGTAGCGGCCGGGCACGACCGGGCCGTATTCGAACCAGAAGTCGAACAGATCGCCGTTCAAGAGGAGCGAACTGCCCTCCCGGCCAACGTATTTCAGAAAGCGAAGGAAGCGCGCTTCGGTCTCGCGCGGAACGGCGCCCAGGTGCACGTCGGAGGCAATGAAGTCGGCCGGCATGGGCGGCGAATGTAGGGGGCGTGCAGGGTCCCGGACAGCGCCAGGCAGAGTGGTGGAGGCTTGACAGTGTTTGCGCGTCGGTGTCTGCTAGACGTGCGCTCCGCGCGGCA
Coding sequences:
- a CDS encoding UDP-2,3-diacylglucosamine diphosphatase: MPADFIASDVHLGAVPRETEARFLRFLKYVGREGSSLLLNGDLFDFWFEYGPVVPGRYFRVLTALAELVDAGVAVTFVGGNHDAWGGDFLRREVGLEVLQGPVVLDLAGRPALVAHGDGLGSGDLGYRAMKAVIRSRPAIWAFRSLPPGLGVRLAEAVSRTEHRRPPDADVTSARSDALLAWARDRLTEDSSLGWVVCGHTHAPRVEEVQPGRWYLNAGDWLSNDSFIRLVDGVPRLERWRDG